The proteins below come from a single Paraburkholderia flagellata genomic window:
- a CDS encoding porin, which produces MRMKWSAALLVAATGLAHAQSSVTLYGIIDTGLSYYNHASASGGTFIGMASLTGRLPSRWGLRGTEDLGGGFKTFFVLENGFQPTNGTLNYGGRIFGIQSNVGISSDYGSITLGRQMGMTMYALFNADVIGPSIHSLSVFDSYLPNARSDNAIGYMGKFHGVTIGGTYSFGRDAAGPAGPGATNCPGQVPGNMLACRQYTALLAYDSASFGVAASYDVLRGGAGATAPLNNSRYTDTHNIVDGYVTLGSAKIGFGWIRNNLAAATHLQTDIFFAGATYYVTPAFFIDTQGVRYLQRGSGGTKDANSTLLIGRANYLFSKRTMVYTSVGYMFNSAQAANAVAAGGTVATGMNQLGAMVGLQQKF; this is translated from the coding sequence ATGAGAATGAAGTGGAGTGCCGCGTTACTAGTGGCGGCGACGGGACTTGCGCACGCCCAAAGCAGCGTCACACTTTATGGAATTATCGATACCGGCCTCTCGTACTATAACCATGCGAGCGCTAGTGGCGGGACATTCATCGGCATGGCTTCACTGACCGGCAGGCTGCCTTCGCGCTGGGGCCTGAGGGGGACTGAGGACCTGGGCGGTGGATTCAAGACATTCTTCGTGCTGGAGAACGGATTTCAGCCCACCAACGGTACGTTGAACTACGGCGGCCGGATCTTCGGCATTCAGTCGAACGTGGGTATCAGCAGCGACTACGGCTCGATCACGCTCGGCAGGCAGATGGGCATGACGATGTACGCGCTGTTCAACGCGGACGTGATCGGCCCGTCGATCCATTCGCTGAGCGTATTCGACTCCTATCTACCGAACGCCCGCAGCGACAACGCGATTGGCTATATGGGCAAATTCCACGGCGTCACGATTGGCGGCACATACAGCTTCGGCCGTGACGCCGCGGGCCCGGCTGGCCCCGGGGCAACCAACTGTCCGGGGCAGGTCCCCGGCAATATGCTGGCGTGCCGTCAATATACGGCGCTCCTCGCTTACGATTCGGCGAGCTTTGGCGTGGCAGCATCGTACGACGTGTTGCGCGGCGGCGCGGGCGCCACCGCGCCACTGAACAACAGTCGCTACACGGATACGCACAACATTGTCGACGGTTACGTGACGTTGGGCTCAGCGAAGATCGGTTTCGGGTGGATCAGAAACAACCTCGCGGCGGCCACCCATTTGCAGACGGATATTTTCTTTGCAGGGGCCACATACTATGTCACGCCGGCGTTTTTCATCGACACACAGGGTGTGCGCTATCTTCAGCGCGGCTCCGGAGGCACGAAGGACGCCAACTCGACGCTACTCATCGGCCGCGCGAATTACCTGTTCTCGAAGCGCACGATGGTGTACACGTCGGTAGGGTACATGTTCAACAGCGCACAGGCCGCGAACGCGGTCGCGGCTGGCGGCACGGTCGCGACCGGCATGAATCAGCTCGGCGCGATGGTCGGACTGCAGCAAAAATTCTGA
- a CDS encoding carboxylesterase/lipase family protein, with protein sequence MNGTVLAQCEQGVLEGVTNDGVHTFFDVPYAANCGRFQAAGEPARWNGQRNSTRPGPVFPQLPSRLDFVMGPTARGVEQSEDAFRLNVFTPDLTGKLPVVFWIHGGGFMTGGALPCYAGEAIARLDRTVVVTMNYRLGVLGNLYMEGISPGNLAVSDLERALQWVRKNIAHFGGDPDSVIVAGQSAGAWFAQLLASMPSTHRLVKAIAMLSYPGLQPMAPSKAQAIAVQLCETAGIAATGKELLMLPVERILQAQTRLTGAVAKFAEVPIAFMPVASGSVPANPGAHAQECFGGKPVFIGWTRDESGSFFASSPALLGATKELALQKFKDEFGDDALARYESAAEGRFDRKPYAALVGLSSEKLIVDPTRRFAMRMAEAASGVFAYRFDFPSPQPNVGACHCFELPFFFGNFENWIEAPMLKGIDEPRSRALSARIQTYFLNFVESGNPNGAGLPPWKAFNGDDGDLMYFD encoded by the coding sequence CTTGCCCAATGCGAGCAGGGCGTACTCGAAGGCGTGACCAACGACGGTGTTCACACGTTCTTCGACGTTCCCTACGCGGCGAATTGCGGGCGTTTTCAGGCCGCCGGAGAGCCGGCGCGCTGGAACGGTCAGCGAAATTCTACCCGACCCGGTCCCGTTTTTCCTCAATTGCCAAGCCGGCTGGATTTCGTCATGGGACCGACTGCCCGAGGCGTTGAGCAGTCCGAAGATGCTTTCAGGCTGAACGTTTTCACGCCCGATCTCACCGGCAAATTGCCGGTTGTGTTCTGGATCCACGGAGGCGGGTTCATGACCGGCGGGGCGCTGCCATGCTACGCGGGCGAAGCGATCGCCAGACTCGATCGCACGGTGGTTGTGACGATGAACTATCGGCTCGGCGTCCTGGGCAACCTCTATATGGAAGGCATATCGCCGGGCAATCTCGCCGTCTCGGATCTCGAGCGGGCGCTTCAGTGGGTCAGGAAGAACATCGCCCATTTCGGCGGCGATCCGGATTCGGTCATCGTAGCAGGGCAGTCGGCGGGAGCCTGGTTCGCCCAGCTTCTGGCCTCGATGCCGTCGACCCATCGGCTGGTGAAGGCGATTGCCATGCTCAGCTATCCGGGCCTTCAGCCAATGGCGCCGTCGAAAGCGCAGGCGATTGCGGTGCAGTTGTGCGAAACCGCTGGCATCGCCGCTACCGGCAAGGAACTGCTCATGCTGCCTGTCGAGCGCATCCTGCAGGCGCAAACCCGACTCACTGGAGCCGTGGCGAAGTTTGCCGAGGTCCCGATCGCTTTTATGCCGGTCGCCAGCGGTAGCGTGCCAGCGAACCCCGGAGCGCACGCTCAGGAGTGCTTTGGAGGTAAGCCGGTCTTCATCGGCTGGACACGCGATGAGTCCGGCAGCTTCTTTGCGAGCAGCCCGGCCCTCCTTGGCGCGACCAAGGAACTGGCCCTGCAGAAGTTCAAGGACGAATTCGGCGACGACGCGCTAGCGCGATACGAAAGCGCCGCCGAAGGCCGATTCGACCGGAAGCCCTATGCCGCGTTGGTCGGGTTGAGCTCGGAAAAGCTGATAGTGGATCCAACCCGGCGCTTCGCGATGCGGATGGCCGAAGCGGCAAGCGGCGTATTTGCCTATCGGTTCGATTTCCCATCCCCACAGCCGAATGTGGGAGCTTGCCATTGCTTCGAATTGCCGTTCTTCTTTGGCAACTTCGAAAACTGGATTGAGGCACCCATGCTCAAAGGCATCGACGAGCCGCGAAGCCGCGCGTTGTCGGCGCGAATTCAGACCTACTTTCTGAATTTCGTGGAATCCGGCAATCCGAATGGCGCGGGCTTGCCTCCGTGGAAGGCGTTCAACGGCGATGACGGGGACTTGATGTATTTCGACTGA